In one window of Fictibacillus phosphorivorans DNA:
- a CDS encoding MFS transporter, producing the protein METSNRSLNVFLLSCVFLFVCTEVLLSPFYPQFFKKVYGIDDPDLTGFYIMTCRLVVVVFTPIWGLIAHKRNNSSTLLIIGQWGTGISCFLMAISPSFEMFVAASVLLLIFKSSYFLLYTILISENRNSTTGTAASYHAVLQGAIVTATILSGWVIEMDHPLLIFWIVGIIECLMAVFSLHFLRKVNKNRMVEPELEQTNHRSLVTQFLFFGIIVLTLHLAVNMIRPFFTTYTENVYSTNTMMSSSLYLIPSLMAIVTLPLIKKYSERLGWYGYVGAASMIIVGLFLQGIETSIAGLIFFRCMFGIGAAWCLARIDVFLFKWSGNMHGDYSKISAIQNVGLLLAPVAASSIVNNLSISDVFTYASLFVVLHLFIFLWGTYSRERNKGKLHIHKEEEDALYK; encoded by the coding sequence ATGGAAACCAGCAACCGTTCGTTAAACGTATTTTTATTAAGCTGTGTTTTTCTGTTCGTATGCACAGAAGTATTGCTATCACCTTTTTATCCACAATTTTTTAAAAAGGTGTATGGCATAGATGATCCAGACCTGACAGGGTTCTACATTATGACGTGCAGACTCGTCGTTGTGGTATTTACTCCCATATGGGGTTTGATCGCACACAAAAGAAATAACAGCTCTACACTGTTGATCATCGGACAATGGGGAACAGGGATCTCTTGCTTTCTGATGGCGATCTCACCAAGCTTTGAAATGTTTGTAGCAGCAAGTGTACTTCTATTGATTTTTAAGAGCAGCTATTTTCTGTTGTATACCATTCTAATTTCTGAGAATCGAAATTCTACAACAGGAACAGCAGCCAGCTATCATGCCGTATTGCAAGGTGCGATTGTCACAGCGACGATTTTGTCTGGATGGGTTATTGAAATGGATCATCCATTATTGATCTTTTGGATCGTCGGAATCATTGAATGTTTAATGGCAGTCTTCAGCCTACATTTCTTAAGAAAAGTAAACAAAAACAGAATGGTAGAACCAGAATTAGAACAAACCAATCATCGTAGCTTAGTAACTCAATTCTTGTTTTTTGGAATCATCGTTTTAACGCTTCATCTTGCAGTAAATATGATTCGGCCTTTTTTTACAACATACACGGAAAATGTGTACAGCACGAATACGATGATGAGCAGTTCGTTGTATTTGATTCCCAGTCTGATGGCAATCGTCACATTGCCGCTCATAAAAAAATACAGTGAACGGTTAGGATGGTACGGCTATGTTGGTGCGGCATCCATGATCATTGTTGGGTTGTTTCTTCAAGGAATCGAAACGAGTATCGCGGGACTCATCTTTTTCCGCTGTATGTTCGGTATAGGGGCGGCTTGGTGTCTTGCGAGAATAGATGTATTTCTCTTTAAGTGGAGCGGAAATATGCATGGAGATTATAGCAAGATCTCTGCGATTCAAAATGTAGGGTTGCTGCTAGCTCCAGTCGCGGCATCCTCCATAGTGAATAACCTTTCGATTTCAGACGTGTTTACTTATGCTAGTTTGTTCGTTGTTCTACACTTATTCATTTTTTTATGGGGAACGTACTCGAGAGAAAGAAACAAAGGAAAATTGCACATACATAAGGAGGAAGAAGATGCTTTATATAAATGA
- a CDS encoding lysine N(6)-hydroxylase/L-ornithine N(5)-oxygenase family protein: MSFKPSQHKEIYDIIGVGIGPFNLGLAAMLDETKGKKALFFEKKTEFNWHSGMLIDGTTLQVPFFADLVSMADVRSKYTFLNYLQKHNRLYHFYFLENFHIPRKEYNHYCRWVASQLDSCQFGMGVEHIQPVEDGESSVYEVIVASLETGETETYYTKHLAVGIGTIPSVPSHLEKKLGARVIHSSQYLDRKEELLNANSVTVVGSGQSAAEVFYDLAQIQDNDSYSLNWFTRSKGFFPMEYSKLGLEYFSPDYTNFFYNLPSLKKDELLKKQDLLYKGISMDTIADIYDLLYERSVGQHKPDIHLQAMTELVHLEKFEDSHLLTLRQNVTGEVFEMKSDVIVLGTGYAPSFPHFLMKMQDQIQWDSKNRYQITSDYRLKTMGLQNNHIFIQNGELHTHGVGAPDLGLGAHRNAVIINTLFEKEMYPVTTKNVFQNFGTESSWKPATVR, from the coding sequence ATGTCTTTCAAACCATCACAACATAAAGAGATCTATGACATCATCGGTGTCGGCATCGGTCCATTTAACCTAGGACTTGCAGCGATGCTAGATGAAACAAAAGGTAAAAAAGCACTCTTTTTTGAAAAGAAAACAGAGTTTAACTGGCATAGTGGCATGCTGATCGATGGCACAACATTACAAGTACCATTCTTTGCGGATCTAGTTAGCATGGCAGATGTGAGAAGCAAATACACGTTCTTAAACTATCTGCAAAAACATAATAGACTGTACCACTTTTATTTCTTGGAGAACTTTCATATCCCAAGGAAAGAATACAACCACTATTGCCGTTGGGTAGCGAGTCAGCTTGATTCTTGCCAATTTGGTATGGGAGTGGAGCACATTCAACCGGTTGAAGATGGGGAGAGTTCTGTATACGAAGTGATTGTAGCGTCTTTAGAAACTGGAGAAACAGAGACGTACTATACAAAGCATCTTGCTGTTGGCATCGGTACGATTCCTTCTGTCCCTTCTCATTTAGAGAAGAAGCTTGGTGCAAGAGTCATCCACTCTTCACAATACTTAGATCGAAAAGAAGAACTTCTTAATGCAAACTCAGTGACAGTCGTAGGCTCTGGCCAAAGTGCAGCAGAAGTGTTCTATGATCTGGCGCAGATTCAAGATAATGACTCTTATTCACTAAACTGGTTCACACGATCAAAAGGATTTTTCCCGATGGAATATTCGAAGCTTGGACTTGAGTATTTTTCACCAGATTATACGAATTTCTTTTACAATCTTCCTTCTTTGAAGAAGGATGAACTTTTAAAAAAGCAAGACCTTCTCTACAAAGGAATCAGCATGGACACGATCGCTGATATTTATGATCTGCTTTATGAAAGATCAGTTGGACAGCATAAACCTGATATCCATCTGCAGGCGATGACCGAACTTGTTCATCTTGAAAAATTTGAAGACAGTCACTTGCTTACCCTGCGTCAGAACGTAACAGGTGAAGTATTTGAAATGAAATCTGATGTGATCGTGTTAGGCACAGGCTATGCCCCGTCTTTTCCGCATTTCTTAATGAAGATGCAGGACCAGATTCAGTGGGATTCTAAGAACCGCTATCAGATTACTAGCGATTATCGATTGAAGACGATGGGACTTCAAAATAACCATATCTTTATTCAGAATGGGGAGCTTCATACACACGGTGTAGGTGCCCCAGACCTTGGACTTGGCGCACATAGAAACGCAGTTATTATCAATACGCTATTTGAGAAGGAAATGTATCCTGTTACTACAAAAAATGTGTTTCAGAATTTTGGAACGGAATCTTCATGGAAACCAGCAACCGTTCGTTAA
- a CDS encoding GNAT family N-acetyltransferase, producing the protein MQKTLSYVKVDLERDVSLLHKWQQQPYVIPYWKLDVSFEAYKKHLNSFLADQHQTLYLGLIDGVPMSYWEAYWVRGDVVERCYDPHPKDQGIHLLIGEESYLGKGYALPLLRAIVHFQFLSKGTEKVIAEPDIQNEKMIHVFEKCGFEKVKPIELPDKTGMLMYCYRETFERRWKDVFQTITT; encoded by the coding sequence ATCCAAAAGACGTTATCGTATGTAAAAGTAGATTTGGAGCGGGATGTATCACTTCTTCATAAGTGGCAACAGCAACCGTATGTGATTCCATACTGGAAACTGGATGTCTCATTTGAAGCATACAAAAAGCATTTAAATTCTTTCCTGGCAGATCAGCATCAAACGCTGTATTTGGGCTTAATAGATGGAGTTCCGATGAGCTATTGGGAAGCATACTGGGTAAGGGGAGATGTGGTGGAAAGGTGCTATGATCCACATCCGAAAGACCAGGGAATTCATCTTTTGATCGGAGAAGAATCCTATCTTGGAAAGGGTTACGCACTTCCTTTATTGCGTGCAATCGTACATTTTCAGTTTTTATCGAAAGGGACTGAAAAAGTAATCGCTGAACCGGATATTCAAAATGAAAAGATGATTCATGTATTTGAAAAGTGCGGCTTTGAAAAAGTAAAGCCGATCGAATTGCCGGATAAGACCGGGATGCTCATGTATTGCTATAGAGAAACATTCGAGAGGAGATGGAAAGATGTCTTTCAAACCATCACAACATAA
- a CDS encoding phosphotransferase enzyme family protein produces METEISNESLWTHLKEEVETRFGFEVDKGTPINRGWLNQKWKIETNQGIFLIKQYNKERMKRYNLSTIQSALHTQNRLFSQGIACPELLMYKGELLQKSTQGEHFTVMRFMEGSLVSPSNLTSNQIQSLGEEVGKLHTLLNDGTLSAKSETLFNIPSIEERVEYWQSEIHKCDEQGLDHIRSLMDLQKTATLALDIKQFNNLTPGWCHRDLWVDNLLFSEEHLSAILDFDRMNYDYLELDIGRLIISTCLQNNMLNRKAVQAFLKGYNNTNELSVERLVISLRLVWYMESTWWIDIHPHEGDPPKRFQQEMVWMAQHQQGLEKEMEKRRSNNHVLTN; encoded by the coding sequence GTGGAGACTGAGATATCGAATGAAAGTCTTTGGACTCATTTAAAAGAAGAGGTAGAAACCCGGTTTGGTTTTGAAGTGGATAAAGGAACACCAATCAATCGTGGGTGGCTCAATCAAAAATGGAAGATCGAAACGAATCAAGGCATTTTCCTAATAAAGCAATACAATAAAGAGCGAATGAAAAGGTACAATCTTTCAACGATTCAATCTGCTCTTCATACACAGAATAGACTGTTCTCACAAGGAATAGCGTGTCCGGAACTCTTGATGTACAAAGGTGAACTTTTACAGAAGTCAACACAAGGTGAACATTTTACCGTAATGCGCTTTATGGAAGGAAGCTTAGTCTCGCCAAGTAATCTTACGAGTAATCAAATCCAATCTCTTGGTGAGGAAGTTGGAAAGCTTCACACTTTATTGAATGATGGAACATTATCAGCGAAATCAGAAACGCTATTCAACATTCCTTCGATAGAAGAACGTGTAGAGTATTGGCAAAGCGAAATACATAAGTGTGATGAACAGGGATTAGATCATATCCGTTCTCTAATGGATTTACAAAAAACGGCAACCTTAGCGTTGGATATAAAGCAGTTTAATAATCTCACTCCTGGTTGGTGTCATCGCGATCTTTGGGTGGATAACTTGCTCTTTTCCGAAGAACATTTGTCTGCAATTCTCGATTTTGATCGAATGAACTATGACTATTTAGAATTAGATATCGGAAGACTGATCATCTCAACGTGTCTGCAAAATAATATGCTAAATCGTAAAGCTGTCCAGGCATTTCTTAAAGGGTACAATAATACAAATGAATTATCAGTTGAAAGATTAGTGATATCTTTAAGATTGGTTTGGTATATGGAAAGTACGTGGTGGATCGATATCCATCCTCATGAAGGAGACCCTCCAAAAAGATTTCAACAAGAAATGGTTTGGATGGCTCAGCATCAACAAGGACTAGAAAAAGAAATGGAAAAAAGAAGAAGTAATAATCATGTTTTAACAAACTAG
- a CDS encoding GNAT family N-acetyltransferase yields MRKLNQSDHENVMKLLSKKPAENLFTLWGIESYGYEADIQTLWGQFDSSGDLIALLCKFKNKYTPYWETECNIQKFADIINKDTNEKEVNGIERLTKEIEPFITDGYDKHESYYYAKCDPIHDLNHSASVRCLSKEEIPQLISFYQEVPEFKREYNPESFIDQMNNGWSRIFVIEEDNKLISSASTVCETSVAAMVSGVCTLPKKKGKGLASICIEHLMYNLFQENKTLSLFYDNPEAGRIYKRLGFKDIEKWTINFCKERNNQNDN; encoded by the coding sequence ATGAGAAAATTAAATCAAAGTGATCATGAGAACGTAATGAAACTTCTGAGCAAAAAGCCGGCAGAGAACCTGTTTACGTTGTGGGGAATAGAATCATATGGGTACGAAGCGGATATCCAGACGCTTTGGGGTCAGTTCGATTCCAGCGGTGATCTAATCGCTCTGCTATGTAAATTCAAGAACAAATACACACCTTATTGGGAAACAGAATGTAATATACAGAAGTTTGCGGACATCATCAATAAAGATACAAATGAGAAAGAAGTAAATGGAATTGAGCGCTTAACGAAAGAAATAGAACCATTTATTACAGACGGTTACGATAAACACGAAAGTTATTATTATGCTAAATGTGATCCCATACATGATCTTAACCATTCTGCATCTGTCAGATGTTTAAGCAAAGAAGAAATTCCTCAGCTCATCTCTTTTTATCAAGAAGTTCCTGAATTTAAGAGGGAGTATAATCCGGAATCATTTATTGATCAGATGAATAATGGATGGTCTAGGATATTCGTGATTGAAGAAGATAACAAGTTGATCTCATCAGCATCTACCGTTTGTGAGACATCTGTTGCCGCCATGGTATCAGGTGTCTGTACCCTGCCTAAGAAAAAGGGAAAAGGATTGGCAAGCATCTGTATAGAACACTTGATGTATAACCTTTTTCAAGAAAATAAGACACTGTCATTATTTTATGACAACCCAGAAGCTGGTCGTATCTATAAAAGGTTAGGCTTTAAAGACATCGAAAAATGGACAATTAATTTCTGTAAAGAAAGGAACAACCAAAATGACAACTAG
- a CDS encoding DUF2087 domain-containing protein, with the protein MTTSLDSYQKSVLNAFLNKDGRLKNIPSQKKKKLVVLEYFVQQLNDNQSYTEREINEFIKTYHEDFCTVRREFIVNGYMDRDAGNYIKRDETLWTKWQELK; encoded by the coding sequence ATGACAACTAGTCTAGATAGTTATCAAAAAAGTGTATTGAACGCATTTTTAAACAAAGACGGGCGCTTAAAGAACATCCCTTCTCAAAAGAAGAAGAAGTTAGTGGTCTTAGAATACTTCGTTCAGCAATTGAACGACAATCAGTCCTATACGGAACGAGAGATCAATGAATTTATCAAGACGTATCATGAAGATTTTTGTACCGTTCGCAGAGAATTTATTGTGAACGGATACATGGACCGAGATGCCGGAAATTACATAAAAAGAGACGAAACGCTTTGGACAAAATGGCAGGAGCTTAAGTAA
- a CDS encoding DUF2500 domain-containing protein produces MEGFEEPGFGGSGDLMFDIVPIFIGAVFVIVISVFVIVIVKGISQWNSNNKQPVLNVAAKMVTKRSKVSGGSNDTSASTWYYVTFEVESGDRMEFHVKSEEYGTLVEGDRGTLTFQGTRYLGFERNRQSQSL; encoded by the coding sequence ATGGAAGGTTTTGAAGAACCAGGATTTGGCGGCAGCGGAGATTTGATGTTTGATATCGTTCCCATTTTTATTGGTGCTGTCTTTGTAATCGTTATAAGTGTTTTTGTAATTGTCATCGTGAAAGGAATCAGTCAGTGGAACAGCAATAATAAGCAGCCTGTACTTAATGTTGCGGCAAAAATGGTAACGAAAAGAAGCAAAGTAAGCGGTGGTTCTAATGATACGTCTGCTTCCACATGGTACTATGTCACGTTTGAAGTAGAGAGCGGGGACCGAATGGAGTTTCACGTTAAGTCAGAGGAATACGGTACGTTAGTTGAAGGTGATAGAGGAACACTCACTTTTCAAGGCACACGTTATTTAGGTTTTGAACGGAATAGGCAATCACAATCTCTATAA
- a CDS encoding IucA/IucC family protein, translating to MINHKQQAENASIQSFLNCYLRETQALEEVYEAVDDLNWSGETPNRWVKIELRNQGSAIYAAIKHWSLTGRHLFHFPILYQNNENVIPLDYISLVSILSKELLLKQDREDAEDELMLRTILSKRNIQRYLEAREDDFVSLESSEFTFIEAEQSLLFGHLLHPTPKSKQGMSDEEESLYSPELKGKFQLHFFQADKSIIDQDTADEVTAEEITRELLQRDEKFAKQVEYDDESVFIPVHPLQVQVLLNDSFVQSLIKDGKLSYIGPFGELFSATSSMRSVYSSNFKYMFKFSVPVKITNSLRVNLEKELHRGVEVSRLLQSKIGQEIQEIYPSFQIIKDPAFLNIPTDKETSGFEVVIRENPFYENERNASLIAGLCQDHGFGGSSRIASIIHDIAQREKRTTEEVSKDWFQQYLSIALDPMLWLYERYGVALEAHQQNSIVQMEDGYPKRFYYRDNQGYYYSESKADLLVEQLPNLNRKSVTICSDEVAIERFRYYFFMNHLFGLINGFGVADLIEEEDLMDILRHRLMHHDTLTDKKSGLIRSLLDADELPCKANLLTRFHDMDELVGSLETQSVYTKIPNPLQKVMKTDAARI from the coding sequence ATGATAAATCATAAACAACAAGCAGAAAATGCAAGCATACAGAGTTTTTTAAACTGTTATCTTCGAGAAACACAAGCGTTGGAAGAAGTCTACGAAGCGGTAGATGATTTGAATTGGAGTGGGGAGACACCGAACAGATGGGTAAAGATCGAACTTAGGAATCAAGGTTCAGCGATCTATGCGGCAATTAAGCATTGGTCTTTAACAGGCAGACATCTGTTCCACTTTCCTATTCTTTATCAAAACAATGAAAACGTGATACCACTCGATTATATTTCGCTTGTTTCTATTCTTTCAAAAGAATTGTTGCTAAAACAAGATCGTGAGGATGCAGAGGATGAATTGATGCTGCGGACGATACTCAGCAAAAGAAACATACAACGGTACTTAGAAGCGCGTGAAGATGACTTCGTGAGTCTAGAGAGCAGTGAGTTTACATTCATTGAAGCAGAGCAGTCCCTTTTGTTTGGTCATCTGCTCCACCCAACTCCGAAAAGCAAGCAAGGAATGAGCGATGAAGAGGAATCTCTCTATTCCCCAGAGCTTAAGGGAAAGTTTCAGCTCCATTTCTTTCAAGCGGACAAGTCGATTATTGATCAGGATACGGCAGATGAAGTGACGGCGGAAGAGATTACTAGAGAGCTTCTGCAACGAGATGAGAAGTTCGCCAAACAGGTGGAATACGATGATGAGTCTGTCTTCATACCGGTTCATCCTTTACAAGTTCAAGTTTTATTGAATGATTCATTTGTTCAATCTTTAATCAAAGACGGCAAGTTGAGCTACATCGGTCCGTTCGGTGAGCTGTTCTCGGCCACATCTTCTATGCGTTCTGTATACAGTTCAAATTTTAAATATATGTTCAAGTTCTCTGTACCCGTGAAAATTACTAACTCTCTGCGCGTTAACCTGGAAAAAGAACTGCATAGAGGGGTAGAAGTTTCTCGACTTCTGCAATCAAAAATTGGACAAGAGATTCAGGAAATCTACCCATCGTTTCAGATAATAAAAGACCCGGCATTCTTAAATATTCCAACAGATAAAGAGACTTCAGGCTTTGAAGTGGTGATCAGAGAGAATCCATTTTACGAGAATGAAAGAAATGCAAGCTTAATCGCTGGGCTTTGTCAGGATCATGGTTTTGGAGGAAGCTCTAGAATCGCTTCAATCATTCATGACATTGCTCAAAGAGAGAAAAGAACGACAGAGGAAGTCAGCAAAGATTGGTTTCAGCAATATTTATCAATCGCACTAGATCCGATGCTGTGGCTGTACGAAAGATACGGTGTAGCACTTGAAGCACATCAGCAGAACTCCATCGTCCAAATGGAGGATGGCTATCCGAAGCGTTTTTATTACCGTGATAATCAAGGCTACTATTACAGTGAATCAAAAGCCGACCTGCTCGTTGAACAGCTTCCGAATCTTAATCGTAAGAGTGTAACGATCTGCAGTGATGAGGTCGCGATCGAACGGTTTCGTTATTATTTTTTCATGAATCACTTATTCGGTCTGATTAACGGTTTTGGAGTAGCAGATCTTATCGAGGAAGAAGACCTTATGGACATACTACGTCATCGTCTGATGCACCATGATACGTTAACAGACAAAAAGTCAGGATTGATCAGGAGCTTACTGGATGCTGATGAACTTCCTTGTAAAGCGAACTTACTTACGCGTTTTCATGATATGGATGAGCTTGTTGGTTCTCTGGAAACACAGTCTGTCTACACGAAGATCCCAAACCCATTACAAAAGGTGATGAAAACAGATGCAGCCAGAATTTAG
- a CDS encoding IucA/IucC family protein, giving the protein MLYINETESMFKKDTWKKVNKNLLAKMLAEYMYEEMIFPEQEDEGYVFTVNEERKYRFAAEKRYFESFDVDSESIEVLENGEWKSATDAIRFLMDIQPLIGMSSETAGHLIKELNHTLIADANLLNNHKKTSDELVDLDYAELEGEMSGHPWITYNKGRIGFGFDDYNKYAPENQNETKLFWIAVHRDRAQFQSVQELHYEKLLMRELDGVLVQRFNEILREKGKLPLDYYFMPVHEWQWNNVLIQNFPRDLATGMIVPLEEGTDHYLPQQSVRTFVNVTNPMKSHVKLPMSILNTLVYRGLPSERTRIAPRVTEHIKGIFEGDSFLRDECEVVLPGEVASINVDHPHYSELKGAPYQYLEMLGTIWRESIYTYLKDGEQPITLAALHHVDGNGKPYVQSLIEKSGLTADEWMKKFFGVVMPPLLHFLYQYGTVFSPHGQNTILILKDYQPERLAVKDYVDDVNISDQPFKELESVTEELHAVLRSEPPEGLTQFIFTGLFICHLRYLSNVMVRNKLIEEKAFWSHLVDSIEAYQARFSHLEERFKLFDFFKPELTKLCLNRNRMVDYGYGDGDDRPHASEFGKVRNALYEIRKNKEMSFQ; this is encoded by the coding sequence ATGCTTTATATAAATGAAACAGAGTCCATGTTTAAAAAAGATACATGGAAAAAAGTGAACAAAAATCTGTTAGCGAAGATGCTTGCAGAATATATGTATGAAGAGATGATTTTCCCAGAGCAAGAAGATGAGGGATATGTTTTTACAGTGAATGAAGAACGCAAATATCGTTTCGCAGCCGAAAAGCGTTACTTTGAAAGCTTTGATGTAGATTCAGAATCAATCGAAGTGCTTGAGAATGGTGAATGGAAATCTGCAACAGATGCGATTCGTTTCTTAATGGATATTCAGCCGTTGATCGGCATGTCATCCGAAACAGCAGGTCACCTTATTAAAGAACTGAATCATACGCTTATTGCGGATGCAAATCTACTAAACAATCATAAAAAAACATCTGATGAACTGGTTGATCTTGATTATGCTGAGCTTGAGGGAGAAATGTCAGGGCATCCATGGATCACGTATAACAAAGGTCGTATCGGATTTGGTTTCGATGACTATAACAAATACGCTCCTGAGAATCAGAACGAAACGAAACTGTTCTGGATTGCCGTTCATCGCGATCGTGCTCAGTTTCAATCTGTACAGGAACTTCACTATGAAAAACTTTTAATGAGAGAACTAGATGGTGTTCTTGTTCAGCGCTTCAATGAGATTTTACGAGAAAAAGGAAAATTACCTCTCGATTATTATTTTATGCCGGTACATGAATGGCAGTGGAATAACGTATTGATACAAAATTTCCCGCGGGATCTAGCGACAGGCATGATCGTTCCATTAGAAGAAGGAACCGATCATTACTTGCCTCAACAATCTGTTCGAACGTTTGTTAATGTGACAAACCCGATGAAATCTCATGTTAAGCTTCCGATGAGTATTTTAAATACGCTCGTGTATCGAGGACTTCCGTCAGAACGAACACGGATCGCACCTCGCGTTACAGAGCACATCAAAGGAATATTTGAGGGTGACAGTTTCTTACGTGACGAATGTGAAGTCGTACTTCCCGGAGAGGTAGCGAGTATAAATGTTGATCACCCTCACTATAGCGAGCTAAAGGGAGCACCGTATCAATACCTCGAGATGCTCGGAACAATCTGGCGCGAAAGTATCTACACGTATCTAAAAGACGGTGAACAACCGATTACGCTTGCTGCCCTTCATCATGTGGATGGAAACGGAAAGCCTTATGTACAAAGTCTGATTGAAAAGTCTGGGTTAACTGCTGACGAATGGATGAAGAAGTTCTTCGGTGTTGTGATGCCGCCGCTGCTTCATTTCCTTTATCAATATGGAACAGTCTTTTCGCCACATGGTCAGAACACGATCTTAATTCTAAAAGACTATCAGCCTGAAAGACTAGCGGTTAAAGATTACGTAGATGACGTGAACATCTCGGATCAGCCATTCAAAGAGTTAGAGAGTGTAACAGAAGAACTGCACGCTGTATTAAGAAGTGAACCACCTGAAGGATTAACGCAATTTATTTTCACGGGACTATTTATCTGTCATCTTCGTTATCTGTCAAACGTTATGGTGCGTAACAAGTTAATAGAAGAAAAAGCGTTCTGGTCACATTTGGTAGACAGTATTGAAGCGTATCAAGCGAGATTTTCACATCTAGAAGAGCGTTTTAAGCTGTTTGATTTCTTTAAACCAGAGCTTACAAAGCTATGTTTGAACCGAAATAGGATGGTAGATTACGGTTATGGAGATGGAGATGACCGTCCACACGCCTCCGAGTTTGGAAAAGTACGAAACGCACTCTATGAAATTCGCAAAAACAAAGAGATGAGTTTTCAATAA
- a CDS encoding pyridoxal phosphate-dependent decarboxylase family protein, whose protein sequence is MNTTDFDRFFLNDSEAGIQNFQQIILETEALLSRFYKNNSDAYTGVFPTEIEKEINELSLTSENGEESGKVLNDVLEKVVKNSIHVSHPTSMGHLHCPPLISAIAAELIIGTLNQSMDSWDQSSTATYLEERLIKWVSNKLVLPSSADGTFTSGGTQSNYMGLLLARDFFCDKRWNWNVKAQGLPADSHKLRILCSEDAHFTVKKSAFQLGLGEQAVITVETDEHKKMNTAKLVQEIQRLKNGGLIPMCVVATAGTTDFGSIDSISEIAEIAQNNGLWLHVDAAYGGALLLSKKHFHKLAGIEQADSITIDFHKQFYQPISCGAFFVKDKTNFHYIAHHADYLNPENDEEDGLVHLVSKSVQTTRRFDALKLFMSLRIVGEKSFENMIDYTLHLAKQAAGVMDKKPHIEVCNINPEINAIVFRYSDAAPGSLNELNTYIYKRILHSGTALVAKTKVKGEVFLKFTLLNPRTTIVDIEDILHTISQFALEYENRGITQ, encoded by the coding sequence ATGAACACAACTGATTTTGATCGCTTTTTCCTTAATGATAGTGAAGCAGGAATACAAAATTTTCAACAGATCATCCTTGAAACTGAAGCCCTGTTAAGTAGGTTTTATAAAAATAACTCTGATGCTTATACCGGTGTGTTTCCTACTGAGATCGAGAAAGAAATAAACGAACTATCACTCACTTCAGAGAATGGAGAGGAAAGTGGAAAGGTTTTAAACGATGTTTTAGAAAAGGTTGTAAAAAACAGCATACATGTTTCTCATCCGACGAGCATGGGCCACCTTCATTGTCCACCTCTTATCTCAGCCATCGCAGCTGAATTGATCATCGGTACACTCAATCAATCTATGGATTCGTGGGATCAAAGCTCAACGGCTACTTATTTAGAAGAGCGGTTGATCAAATGGGTAAGTAACAAGCTTGTTCTTCCCTCTTCAGCAGATGGGACATTTACGAGTGGTGGTACGCAATCGAACTATATGGGGCTGTTACTCGCTCGCGATTTCTTTTGTGATAAACGATGGAATTGGAATGTTAAAGCTCAAGGATTGCCAGCAGATTCCCATAAACTCCGTATTCTATGTTCAGAGGATGCCCACTTTACCGTGAAGAAGTCAGCTTTTCAATTAGGGCTAGGTGAACAGGCAGTCATAACAGTTGAAACGGATGAGCATAAAAAGATGAACACAGCTAAATTAGTCCAAGAAATTCAGCGCTTGAAGAATGGCGGACTTATCCCGATGTGTGTTGTTGCAACTGCGGGAACAACGGATTTTGGCAGTATCGATTCAATTTCAGAGATTGCAGAGATCGCTCAAAACAATGGATTATGGCTTCATGTTGATGCAGCCTACGGTGGGGCGTTACTTCTGAGTAAAAAGCATTTTCATAAGTTAGCAGGAATCGAGCAGGCAGATTCTATTACGATCGATTTTCATAAGCAGTTTTATCAACCAATCAGCTGTGGTGCTTTTTTTGTAAAAGACAAAACAAATTTTCACTATATCGCACATCATGCAGACTATTTGAATCCTGAGAATGATGAAGAGGATGGCCTTGTTCACCTAGTGAGCAAATCGGTTCAAACGACAAGGCGTTTTGATGCGTTGAAGCTCTTCATGTCATTACGCATCGTTGGAGAAAAGAGCTTTGAAAACATGATTGATTATACGCTTCATCTTGCAAAACAGGCAGCAGGTGTAATGGATAAGAAACCTCATATCGAAGTGTGTAATATAAATCCAGAAATCAACGCGATTGTATTTCGTTATTCTGATGCCGCACCAGGTTCATTAAATGAACTGAATACGTATATCTACAAAAGAATTCTTCATTCAGGAACAGCTCTAGTCGCAAAAACAAAAGTGAAGGGTGAAGTCTTTTTAAAGTTTACATTACTGAACCCACGAACAACAATCGTGGATATTGAAGATATCCTTCATACCATTTCTCAATTTGCTTTAGAGTACGAAAACAGGGGGATCACCCAATGA